ATCCACGAGATCTCTCCTCAGCCTGGAGATGACGTAGTCCCAGTCTGTAGTAGCGGACGCCTCTTTCGGGGCTATCGTACACTTTAACTGAACCGTGCTGACTTTCGTTATTTCCACCTCGTAGTTATTAGTATACCAATAGAGGCATTTAAACAATACGGGTTCAGGATATACCTCCAGATCGACAATGGCGGTCAGGCGATTGTCCATTACTTGCAGCTCCATTTTATTTATTTCTTAAAGCGTTGAGTGTTTTTGCATCCACAATTCCATTGGCCACCAGGTTATGCTGCTTCTGGAACCGGATCACGTTCTGCTTCGTCTGGTTTTTAAACAACCCTGTCACAGGCATATCGCTGCTAAAACGGGCGAGCAGTTGCTGTAGCTGCTTCACATCATTCCCCTGACATCCCCATTTCAATATGCGGTCTCCCAGTTGCAGCTCCGCTGTTTCCTGCCCATATTCAACGGTCGCATGATTTGTCATTGCGTCTACTTTAGGCGTATACACCAAAGGACGACGGGCTGCACCGCTATTTAAAATAGTTGTTTTTCGTGCTGATGATCCGGAACCGGCTGTACTACGAGAGGGCTGGGTATTATAGCTTGCTGAAGAAGAGGAAGAAGATGAGGATGATGAGTAACTCCCCGAGCTGTAGGAAGAGGAATAATGTGATGAATGCGAGCGGTGTGATGAATGTGACCGGTGCGAGCTATGAGAGCGGTGCATCAATACAAAACTGTTTTCCGGATTTGATACATTCAGCTTTAACACCAGTTTGGGCTTTAGTACATTCTTATGCATCTCAACGCCTATGTTCTTATCACTTTCCATTTCATAGTGATGATTCGCGGTCGCGTTTGTGCTGCTGAGGGTACTGAATGCAGCTGTTATGACAGCGAGGCTTTTTCTGATAAGGGTGTTGAAACCGAATTTTTCTTTATTCATGGGGGATAATGTTTGCTTCCTGTTGCATGTCAAAAGTAAATGACCGGCGTAAACGAAAAAACAGGAAAAATCCCCTTATTTGATCCATCGGTTTTCAGATCACTGCACATAAAAGAAAAGCCGGCAATAAATACATTGCCGGCTAGAAAACGCTCTGCTACCATGATTACCAGGAACTTACCCGATCGGCAGCAGCGATATCCTTACTGAAAAACATTCCTGTAGGACCATCTGCTTCCATCACAGCGTAATCAGCTACAAAAGCGGCAGCATCTGCAACGCTACCAGTTCCTGTATGGTGATTGAAGTCCGTTGCTGTATGACCAGGATCGACTACATTCACTTTAAAACCTTTATCCTTCAACTCATAGGCCAGTGCAATCGTATAGGCATTCAGCGCACTTTTAGATGGGCCATAACCCGCTATCTTATAGCTATAATAGACCCAGGATGGATCGTTGTGTAAGGTCAATGATGCGAGGCCTGAAGTGACATTCACGATCACTGGCTGTTTGCTGTCGTACATTAATTCCAGGAAGGTCTGTGTGACAGTGATCACTCCAAAGAAATTGGTGTCAAATACCTTACGCAGATTCTCCACAGGTGAGGCAACAGCCGTTTGTGGAAACTCACCTAAGATACCGGCGTTGTTAATGAGGATATCAAGGGTTCCGGCGTCTTTAGCAATAAATGCTTTGGCCTGCATAACCGATGCCGGGTCAGTTACATCCAGCTGAACAGGAATGATCTGTTTAGTACCATCTTCGTTCAGTCGTGCAGCGGCTTCTTTACCATTATTGAGATCACGGCTGCCCAGGTAAACACGGTAGCCCTTCTCCGCCAGTAAACGAACTGTTTCATAACCGATACTTTTATTTGCTCCTGTAACCAGTACTGTTTTCATGTGCTGTAAATTTTGTGCGTTAAAAACATGTGTCTGAAACAATGCTTTCATTTCTTTCACATCTGTTTCGATGCACCAAAGGTCCACATCCGGCACCGGATAACATTTGCCATTTGGCAAATAGCAGCACAGTTATTTTTGTTATCAGTCTTCCCTTA
The DNA window shown above is from Chitinophaga agri and carries:
- a CDS encoding SDR family NAD(P)-dependent oxidoreductase, encoding MKTVLVTGANKSIGYETVRLLAEKGYRVYLGSRDLNNGKEAAARLNEDGTKQIIPVQLDVTDPASVMQAKAFIAKDAGTLDILINNAGILGEFPQTAVASPVENLRKVFDTNFFGVITVTQTFLELMYDSKQPVIVNVTSGLASLTLHNDPSWVYYSYKIAGYGPSKSALNAYTIALAYELKDKGFKVNVVDPGHTATDFNHHTGTGSVADAAAFVADYAVMEADGPTGMFFSKDIAAADRVSSW
- a CDS encoding peptidoglycan-binding domain-containing protein: MNKEKFGFNTLIRKSLAVITAAFSTLSSTNATANHHYEMESDKNIGVEMHKNVLKPKLVLKLNVSNPENSFVLMHRSHSSHRSHSSHRSHSSHYSSSYSSGSYSSSSSSSSSSASYNTQPSRSTAGSGSSARKTTILNSGAARRPLVYTPKVDAMTNHATVEYGQETAELQLGDRILKWGCQGNDVKQLQQLLARFSSDMPVTGLFKNQTKQNVIRFQKQHNLVANGIVDAKTLNALRNK
- the hxsD gene encoding His-Xaa-Ser system protein HxsD; this encodes MELQVMDNRLTAIVDLEVYPEPVLFKCLYWYTNNYEVEITKVSTVQLKCTIAPKEASATTDWDYVISRLRRDLVDFKLRQIVSDETKTIRELLIAKAFAYYDQEDLPASGVTDPVGFDPQSI